One Aciduliprofundum boonei T469 genomic region harbors:
- a CDS encoding oxaloacetate decarboxylase subunit alpha: protein MVKITDTTLRDGHQSLFATRMRTEDMIPIAEAMDEMGFFSLEVWGGATFDSAMRFLNENSWDRPRTLKKYIKNTPLQMLLRGQNLVGYRHYPDDIVEKFVFKAVEAGIDIFRIFDALNDIRNMETAIKAVKKAGAHAQGSVVYTISPIHTLESFVEMAKKLEELGVDSICIKDMAGLMSPTVASKLVKMMKKELSVPIDLHTHSTAGWAPITYMKAVEAGVDIIDTAMSPFGFGTAQPATESMVASFKDTPYDTGMDLKKLEKIAEYFRVVEKKLRKYTRMEMRIADTRVLIYQVPGGMLSNLYNQLKEMKAEDKIEEVLAEVPKVRAEVGYPPLVTPLSQIVGTQAVMNVISGERWKMVTKEMRNYIKGLYGKPPGEIKEEIKKKVLGDEKPITARPADLLEPGFEKVKEEIGDLADNEEDVLSYALFPDVARKFFMRRKGLAEETPEPPKEGKKYKIWINGEEYFVNVEEMPQ, encoded by the coding sequence ATGGTGAAGATCACAGATACAACACTTAGAGATGGACACCAAAGCTTGTTTGCCACCAGAATGCGCACAGAAGATATGATACCAATAGCAGAGGCAATGGACGAAATGGGATTTTTCTCTCTAGAGGTTTGGGGTGGTGCCACATTCGATTCTGCCATGCGATTTTTGAACGAGAATTCGTGGGATAGGCCCAGAACTCTAAAAAAGTACATAAAAAACACTCCCTTGCAAATGCTCTTGCGTGGCCAAAACTTGGTTGGATATAGGCATTATCCCGATGATATTGTTGAAAAATTTGTGTTCAAAGCAGTGGAAGCTGGAATTGACATCTTTCGTATATTTGACGCTCTAAATGATATAAGAAACATGGAAACGGCAATTAAGGCTGTAAAGAAGGCAGGGGCGCATGCGCAAGGTTCTGTGGTTTATACGATAAGTCCAATACACACCTTGGAGAGTTTTGTTGAGATGGCAAAAAAATTGGAAGAGTTAGGCGTGGATTCTATCTGCATAAAAGATATGGCAGGACTTATGAGTCCGACAGTAGCTTCAAAATTGGTTAAAATGATGAAAAAAGAGCTCAGTGTGCCTATAGATTTACATACTCACAGCACGGCTGGATGGGCACCGATAACTTATATGAAAGCAGTGGAGGCAGGAGTAGATATAATTGATACCGCAATGTCTCCTTTTGGATTCGGAACTGCGCAGCCTGCAACGGAGAGTATGGTAGCCTCCTTTAAGGATACCCCATATGATACCGGAATGGATTTAAAGAAATTGGAAAAAATTGCAGAGTATTTCAGAGTAGTTGAGAAAAAGCTGAGAAAGTACACTAGAATGGAAATGCGCATTGCAGATACGAGAGTGCTTATTTATCAAGTTCCGGGTGGTATGTTATCTAATCTCTACAATCAACTGAAAGAAATGAAGGCAGAGGACAAGATCGAAGAGGTTCTTGCAGAGGTTCCCAAGGTTCGTGCAGAGGTGGGCTATCCCCCTCTTGTAACTCCATTAAGCCAAATTGTAGGCACTCAGGCAGTTATGAATGTTATCTCTGGTGAGAGGTGGAAAATGGTAACTAAGGAGATGAGAAATTACATAAAAGGTCTATATGGAAAACCTCCAGGAGAGATAAAGGAAGAAATAAAGAAGAAGGTTCTGGGTGATGAGAAACCTATAACTGCTAGACCTGCAGATTTACTGGAGCCAGGATTTGAAAAAGTTAAAGAGGAGATAGGCGATTTAGCCGATAATGAAGAGGATGTTCTATCTTACGCTCTATTTCCAGATGTGGCTAGAAAATTCTTCATGCGTAGAAAAGGGTTAGCAGAAGAAACCCCAGAGCCACCCAAGGAAGGAAAGAAGTACAAGATATGGATCAACGGAGAAGAGTACTTTGTGAATGTGGAGGAGATGCCCCAATGA
- a CDS encoding DUF1614 domain-containing protein — protein MFFIFGVPYAFVKLGIPSNLAMSMFLFAIIGSYINIPIKRIESKSPMAPKGSVNFWGLKYQIPHTPHTTTLLAINLGGAIIPIFISSWVFVSLFIHSYYILILKSILGIAIVAIVSYIFAKPVKGMGIALPAFIPPIVASLTALFIAPENPVAVAYISGTLGTLIGADLMHMKDIENLGAPVASIGGAGTFDGVFLSGIIAILLI, from the coding sequence ATGTTTTTCATTTTTGGTGTGCCTTATGCTTTCGTCAAATTGGGAATACCCTCTAATCTAGCAATGTCCATGTTTTTATTTGCGATCATTGGTAGTTACATAAATATACCAATAAAAAGAATAGAGAGTAAGAGCCCTATGGCCCCTAAGGGGTCTGTTAATTTTTGGGGATTAAAGTATCAGATTCCCCATACACCTCATACAACCACCCTCTTGGCAATAAACCTTGGAGGTGCAATTATACCCATATTTATATCTTCGTGGGTTTTTGTATCTCTCTTTATTCATTCTTACTACATTTTGATTCTAAAAAGTATCTTAGGTATAGCAATAGTAGCAATAGTGTCCTACATATTTGCAAAGCCGGTTAAAGGAATGGGAATAGCGCTTCCTGCATTCATTCCACCTATTGTAGCATCTTTAACTGCATTGTTTATAGCCCCTGAAAATCCTGTGGCTGTTGCATACATATCAGGCACTCTAGGTACGCTGATAGGTGCAGATTTGATGCATATGAAAGATATTGAGAATTTAGGAGCGCCTGTGGCAAGCATCGGTGGTGCAGGCACATTCGATGGAGTGTTCCTCTCCGGCATAATTGCAATACTACTGATATAA
- a CDS encoding TldD/PmbA family protein: protein MDLEKIMNKAQNLGIDEASLILIEREKRQVRFSNNDIDISKLWVEKSLEVFLSKGKKVFMTTIKNLNKAEELIEKYARMLQTLPENKDFYGLNPKKQNYRNRKIDYEILDLDLENLAKEVIDGAIEKGAIRAAGVVYRDYVKREILTNYNSAKDEVANVDIVIRAFNEYRNAGQEAITTADAKELEDAKSIGERAGVIASLGGEPKDGEEGKYKILFHPLAFGSLISYSMHMASAFAVDAGMSFFAGKIGEKVYSEKLTIYDDPTLFSTGYRIFDQEATATQKTPIVEKGVVKNYLHSYSTAHKFNTDTTGNAGILNPNAWQPVVKEGNKSYQDLLSEIDKGLFIINLWYTRFQDYRNGDFSTIPRDGIFYIENGEIKESWKGIRVTENMPHIFSNIVEVSKEREKVKWWDEVLPSYLPYILVDGVNITRSKL, encoded by the coding sequence ATGGATCTTGAAAAAATTATGAATAAGGCTCAAAATTTGGGCATTGATGAAGCCTCTTTGATTTTAATAGAGAGGGAAAAAAGGCAAGTTAGATTTTCAAATAATGACATAGATATTTCTAAACTATGGGTTGAAAAGAGTTTAGAGGTTTTTCTTTCTAAAGGGAAGAAAGTGTTTATGACAACCATAAAAAATTTGAACAAGGCGGAGGAGCTTATTGAAAAATATGCAAGAATGCTGCAAACTTTGCCTGAAAACAAAGATTTTTATGGTCTGAACCCGAAAAAGCAAAATTATAGGAATAGGAAAATAGATTACGAAATTTTGGATTTAGACCTTGAAAATTTGGCCAAGGAAGTGATTGATGGGGCTATAGAAAAAGGAGCCATCAGAGCTGCTGGTGTGGTATATAGGGATTATGTGAAAAGAGAGATATTAACAAATTATAACAGTGCCAAAGATGAAGTTGCAAATGTGGATATAGTTATAAGGGCTTTCAACGAGTACAGAAATGCAGGTCAAGAGGCAATCACGACTGCAGATGCGAAGGAACTTGAAGATGCAAAGAGCATTGGAGAGAGAGCTGGAGTCATTGCCTCTCTTGGAGGAGAACCAAAAGATGGAGAAGAGGGAAAATACAAAATTCTATTTCATCCCCTCGCCTTTGGTTCTTTAATCTCTTACAGCATGCACATGGCCTCTGCATTTGCAGTTGATGCAGGTATGAGTTTCTTTGCAGGTAAGATCGGAGAGAAGGTCTATTCAGAAAAATTGACAATTTATGATGATCCAACTTTATTCTCCACGGGCTATCGCATATTTGATCAAGAAGCCACAGCTACTCAAAAAACACCCATAGTCGAGAAAGGTGTAGTGAAAAATTACCTTCATAGTTACTCAACTGCGCATAAATTCAATACTGATACCACTGGAAACGCTGGAATACTAAACCCAAATGCATGGCAGCCAGTTGTAAAAGAAGGAAACAAAAGCTATCAAGATTTACTATCAGAAATTGATAAGGGCTTATTTATAATCAATCTGTGGTATACAAGGTTCCAAGATTACAGAAACGGCGATTTCTCAACTATACCGAGGGACGGAATATTCTACATTGAGAACGGAGAGATAAAAGAATCTTGGAAAGGTATTAGAGTCACGGAAAATATGCCACACATATTCTCAAATATAGTAGAAGTAAGCAAAGAAAGAGAGAAAGTGAAGTGGTGGGATGAGGTTCTTCCTTCGTACCTTCCCTATATCCTTGTAGATGGGGTAAATATAACTCGTTCTAAACTCTAA
- a CDS encoding TldD/PmbA family protein produces MEDILERVLEGIDARFAEIRYMKINMNIITVKNGVINAVSSTEEDGFAVRVVNEGIGFSATNDISNLKEIAERAVKLSKKRKNRIDFSSEARYEDSWSVEEKKKIENMDVDEKIDYLLDVDKRLGAQMKLQMLKDKKIEKLYINSEGSKIRAKIPRVEYFYMLGVMENGNFEQSYRQYGMSGGYEIFDRWDILSLLPEEEKALREIVKAKKSPEGTYDLIVGPEVAGIIAHESCGHPSEADRILGREAAQAGESFINPSKVGERIGSEIVNVVDDPTVPHSFGYYKYDEEGIPARRRYLYKDGKINEFLHNRESAGKLGTKSNGAARSSWWNREPIVRMSTTFFEPGDYSKEELFEDVKEGIYMKSFTEWNIDDIRYNQKYVGREAYLIKNGEIVAPVRRPVLEITTPGFYSRIDAIAKDLEFFAGTCGKGDPMQGVDVWMGGPHLRLREIKLR; encoded by the coding sequence TGAAGAACGGAGTTATTAATGCTGTATCTTCTACGGAAGAAGATGGCTTTGCTGTCAGAGTTGTCAATGAAGGAATAGGTTTTTCAGCTACAAATGATATTTCTAATCTCAAGGAAATTGCAGAAAGGGCGGTAAAACTTTCAAAAAAGAGGAAAAACAGAATAGATTTTTCCTCAGAAGCTCGCTATGAAGATTCTTGGAGCGTGGAAGAAAAGAAGAAGATTGAAAATATGGATGTCGATGAAAAAATAGATTATCTACTCGATGTTGATAAGCGCCTTGGTGCTCAAATGAAGCTTCAAATGCTTAAAGATAAGAAAATAGAAAAATTGTACATAAATTCAGAAGGTTCAAAGATAAGGGCAAAAATCCCCCGGGTTGAATATTTCTATATGCTCGGTGTTATGGAAAATGGAAATTTTGAGCAGAGTTATAGGCAATATGGAATGAGCGGTGGTTATGAAATATTTGATAGATGGGATATACTATCTCTATTGCCTGAAGAGGAAAAAGCCCTTAGGGAAATTGTCAAAGCAAAAAAATCCCCAGAGGGAACATATGATTTGATTGTAGGTCCAGAGGTTGCAGGCATAATTGCTCATGAATCATGTGGACATCCAAGCGAGGCAGATAGGATACTTGGAAGAGAGGCAGCCCAAGCTGGAGAGAGCTTTATAAACCCTTCAAAGGTTGGAGAGAGAATAGGAAGCGAGATTGTGAATGTTGTAGATGACCCCACTGTGCCACACAGTTTTGGATACTACAAGTACGATGAAGAGGGCATTCCAGCAAGAAGAAGATACCTTTACAAGGATGGAAAAATAAATGAGTTTCTACACAATAGAGAAAGCGCTGGAAAGCTTGGTACAAAGAGCAATGGAGCAGCTCGCTCATCGTGGTGGAATAGAGAGCCCATAGTTAGGATGAGCACAACATTCTTTGAGCCAGGAGATTATTCCAAGGAAGAGTTGTTTGAGGATGTCAAAGAGGGAATTTATATGAAGAGCTTTACTGAGTGGAACATTGATGATATTCGCTACAATCAAAAATATGTGGGTAGAGAGGCATATTTAATAAAGAACGGAGAGATTGTGGCTCCTGTAAGAAGACCTGTTTTAGAAATAACCACTCCTGGATTCTATAGCAGAATAGATGCAATAGCAAAGGATTTAGAGTTCTTCGCAGGTACATGCGGAAAGGGAGATCCCATGCAAGGCGTTGATGTTTGGATGGGTGGCCCTCATCTCCGTCTTAGGGAAATTAAACTGAGGTGA